From Deltaproteobacteria bacterium, one genomic window encodes:
- a CDS encoding SMP-30/gluconolactonase/LRE family protein — protein sequence MSPQVLTDGLQFPEGPVWGPDGILYATEIGGGRITAIAPDGSKRTFADTGGAPNGAALGPDGYLYVTNNGGRGSGYIQRIDPHGKVEKLYEQCDGQPFQGPNDLVMDAHGGFYFTDPGPLSREGTKFGHLYYARRDGSSVKRMQYLFLLPNGIALTPDEKTLIVLESLTSRVWAIPIESPGVLGQVDAGARSGSPRSWPISALLTTVPQPAAPDGMCVDVAGNLLISAHNAGVVSVHAPDGTPLSQIAVEDRRLTNCCFGGDDLQTLYITESGLGRVVTVRWERPGLPLHDR from the coding sequence ATGTCACCACAGGTTCTGACCGATGGATTACAGTTTCCCGAAGGCCCGGTATGGGGGCCGGACGGGATACTCTACGCTACCGAAATCGGCGGCGGCCGTATTACCGCCATCGCTCCGGATGGGTCGAAGCGGACATTTGCCGACACCGGCGGCGCACCCAACGGCGCGGCGCTCGGTCCCGACGGCTATCTCTATGTCACCAATAACGGAGGCCGGGGGTCGGGCTACATTCAGCGCATCGACCCGCACGGCAAAGTCGAAAAGCTCTACGAGCAGTGCGACGGGCAGCCTTTTCAGGGGCCGAACGATCTGGTCATGGACGCGCACGGCGGCTTCTATTTCACCGATCCTGGCCCGCTGTCACGCGAAGGAACCAAGTTCGGCCACCTCTACTACGCGCGCCGCGACGGCAGCTCGGTCAAGCGGATGCAGTATCTGTTTCTGCTGCCCAACGGGATCGCGTTGACCCCGGACGAGAAGACGCTGATCGTCTTGGAGTCGCTGACGAGCCGCGTCTGGGCCATTCCCATCGAGAGTCCGGGAGTGCTCGGCCAAGTGGACGCCGGCGCTCGTTCCGGGTCGCCGCGCTCATGGCCGATCTCGGCGTTGCTCACCACGGTGCCGCAGCCCGCCGCACCGGATGGCATGTGCGTAGACGTGGCCGGCAACCTGCTCATCAGTGCCCACAATGCCGGGGTTGTCTCCGTGCATGCTCCTGACGGGACCCCGCTGTCGCAGATTGCCGTGGAGGACCGGCGACTCACGAACTGCTGCTTTGGCGGCGACGATTTGCAGACGCTCTACATCACCGAGTCCGGGCTCGGTCGCGTGGTCACCGTCCGCTGGGAACGTCCAGGTTTGCCGCTGCACGACCGTTAA
- a CDS encoding efflux RND transporter periplasmic adaptor subunit: MEAYADGVDAHLGGWKSKGVLSFSFAPDLSWSRRRNVGLPVMAVACLLLWLVSACESTYPAAAKQSASDAAPPKQVKAVAVTQMPLERTVSVLGALAAYDHATLSTKIPGRLSQITVDFGSPVEQGQLLARIEPRDYQLQVQQAEAALAQARVHLGLAPTTTDERVDPEQTGTVRQARALLEEAQKIRDRLATLVEKGFSAKSAFDAAEAALKVAQSRYQDALEEIRSRQALLLQRRSELEIARQRLADTVIRAPFDGVVETKHASVGEYLATSAPVATVVRMDPLRLRAEVPERAAQQVQAGQKVRVTIEGNGRIHEGTVMRLGPTIDTQNRMLTIEADVKNSGDLRPGTFARVEIVTDGTAMAMVVPSRAIMTFAGLEKIWRVHEGKAEEKPIVTGQRAGEWTEVLSGVSVGELVILDPLNLRSGQTLSIVQ, translated from the coding sequence ATGGAAGCTTACGCAGACGGGGTTGATGCTCACTTGGGAGGCTGGAAAAGTAAAGGTGTGTTGAGCTTTTCTTTTGCCCCTGACCTTTCCTGGTCACGCCGACGAAATGTCGGACTGCCGGTGATGGCAGTGGCATGTCTACTCTTGTGGCTCGTCTCGGCCTGTGAGAGCACGTATCCGGCCGCCGCCAAGCAATCGGCAAGCGACGCGGCACCGCCCAAACAAGTCAAAGCTGTGGCGGTTACACAAATGCCGTTGGAGCGCACGGTCAGCGTGCTCGGCGCGCTGGCAGCGTACGATCACGCCACGCTGAGCACTAAAATTCCCGGACGCCTTTCTCAGATTACCGTGGATTTCGGCAGCCCGGTAGAACAAGGGCAACTGCTCGCACGGATCGAACCACGCGACTATCAACTCCAGGTCCAACAAGCCGAAGCCGCTTTGGCTCAGGCTCGGGTGCATCTCGGCCTTGCGCCGACAACGACGGACGAGCGTGTTGACCCGGAACAGACTGGAACTGTACGGCAAGCCCGGGCGCTGTTGGAAGAAGCGCAAAAAATTCGGGACCGGCTCGCCACGCTGGTTGAAAAAGGCTTTAGCGCGAAATCCGCCTTCGACGCCGCCGAGGCCGCTCTGAAGGTCGCTCAGAGTCGCTATCAAGATGCACTAGAAGAGATTCGCTCGCGCCAAGCTTTGCTCTTACAGCGCCGCTCGGAGCTGGAAATCGCGCGGCAACGTTTGGCGGATACCGTCATCCGCGCTCCGTTCGACGGTGTGGTGGAGACAAAGCATGCCAGTGTCGGGGAGTATCTCGCCACCAGCGCGCCGGTAGCCACCGTGGTGCGCATGGACCCCTTACGGCTCCGCGCCGAAGTGCCGGAACGCGCGGCGCAGCAGGTCCAAGCCGGGCAGAAAGTCCGCGTGACGATCGAAGGGAATGGGCGTATCCACGAAGGCACCGTCATGCGGCTAGGACCGACAATCGACACCCAGAACCGCATGCTGACCATCGAGGCCGATGTGAAAAACTCCGGGGACCTCCGCCCTGGCACCTTTGCCCGGGTGGAGATCGTCACCGACGGGACGGCCATGGCCATGGTTGTGCCCTCGCGGGCGATCATGACATTCGCCGGACTAGAGAAAATCTGGCGCGTGCATGAAGGGAAAGCCGAGGAAAAGCCCATCGTGACCGGGCAACGCGCGGGAGAATGGACGGAAGTCCTCTCCGGCGTGAGCGTCGGCGAGCTCGTGATTCTCGATCCGCTCAATCTGCGCTCGGGACAAACCCTCAGCATTGTCCAGTAG
- a CDS encoding helix-turn-helix domain-containing protein, whose product MAEIFLNTREVAEYLQINEKQVYRLIRNGGLPCTRVTGKWLFPKSQVEEWVQHSARARSLSALRSSAAVVERFGVDRGLLVAGSNDLLFDALLEMTRQQHPEYLIYTINLGSFGGLDALKQGKAHVALAHLRDPATGNYNTPFLEQDFPHDTVVAVTLWRRRVGFLQRLGDGAPPVGTFSDLSQSNLRFINRQRGSGIRWLVEQRMQEENLKPSQIKGYTDDAWTHWEVGLAVLRRQADVGVATESVARALGLSFQMLVEERFDLVVPKDHYFTKPVQAVLEVLGSQALTARAAALGGYATNETGKIAFPE is encoded by the coding sequence ATGGCAGAGATTTTTCTGAACACCCGCGAGGTCGCCGAGTATTTGCAAATCAACGAGAAGCAGGTCTACCGTCTGATCCGCAACGGTGGGCTACCCTGCACCCGGGTCACAGGCAAGTGGCTGTTTCCCAAGAGTCAGGTCGAGGAGTGGGTGCAGCACAGCGCGCGCGCCCGGTCGCTCAGCGCCCTGCGCTCGTCAGCCGCCGTGGTCGAGCGCTTCGGCGTCGATCGCGGTCTCCTGGTGGCGGGGAGCAATGATCTGCTGTTCGATGCGCTGCTGGAAATGACGCGACAACAACACCCCGAGTACCTGATCTATACCATCAACCTAGGTAGCTTCGGCGGCTTGGACGCCTTGAAACAAGGCAAGGCGCATGTCGCCCTCGCCCATCTACGTGATCCCGCCACCGGCAACTACAATACGCCTTTCCTGGAGCAGGACTTTCCCCACGATACGGTCGTGGCGGTGACATTATGGCGGCGGCGCGTGGGATTTTTGCAAAGACTTGGAGACGGCGCTCCTCCCGTAGGGACCTTCTCCGACCTGAGCCAAAGCAACCTTCGCTTCATCAACCGCCAGCGCGGCAGCGGCATTCGTTGGCTGGTAGAGCAACGGATGCAAGAGGAAAACCTCAAACCGTCACAGATTAAAGGATATACCGACGATGCCTGGACGCACTGGGAGGTAGGGCTGGCCGTACTTCGCCGTCAGGCAGATGTCGGCGTGGCCACGGAATCCGTCGCCCGTGCTTTGGGGTTAAGTTTTCAGATGCTGGTAGAAGAACGGTTCGACCTGGTAGTGCCCAAGGACCATTACTTCACCAAGCCGGTGCAGGCCGTGCTCGAAGTTCTCGGCTCGCAGGCATTAACGGCGCGCGCCGCCGCGCTCGGAGGCTACGCTACCAACGAGACCGGAAAGATCGCATTTCCAGAGTAG
- a CDS encoding VOC family protein, with product MFKIGKLFHLTHVVDDLDAMDKWYDEVFSVNRFYKGYEKLAGRDASLLAIGDVIMEPMTPAKRENLRNLSVKKFHDRFGQHFHSIAWYVDDVEAISECLDQAQFRLFNIVGTQVKPPHKMAAVWTHPRETPGQLEFALYGDFTKDPRFEPNWSSAPWRAHPLGIERSSHIGVVVKDLAAAKRLYCEALGGTLIHEENTPGRKQSAFVSVGEDTVVELIQPASLTSVEGRDLERNGEGIHSLIFKTSDLSKARDFLVSKGMRPEPDGADSIVLGPDQAFGMVVGFTQRTLPNDPR from the coding sequence ATGTTTAAGATCGGGAAATTATTTCATCTGACGCACGTAGTGGATGACCTCGATGCCATGGACAAATGGTACGATGAGGTCTTTTCGGTCAACCGCTTTTACAAGGGCTACGAAAAGCTGGCGGGACGCGACGCTTCACTCCTCGCTATCGGCGATGTCATCATGGAGCCTATGACGCCGGCCAAACGCGAGAATCTGCGGAATCTATCGGTCAAGAAATTTCATGACCGTTTCGGCCAGCATTTTCACTCGATTGCTTGGTACGTGGACGATGTCGAAGCCATTTCTGAATGCCTCGACCAAGCTCAGTTCCGCCTCTTCAATATCGTCGGCACGCAGGTCAAACCGCCACATAAAATGGCGGCAGTCTGGACGCATCCCCGGGAAACTCCTGGTCAACTCGAATTTGCCTTGTATGGCGACTTTACTAAGGACCCACGCTTCGAGCCTAACTGGTCGAGCGCGCCGTGGCGCGCGCACCCGCTCGGGATCGAGCGTTCCTCGCATATCGGTGTGGTAGTGAAAGACTTGGCCGCCGCCAAGCGCCTCTACTGCGAGGCTCTCGGTGGCACGCTCATACACGAAGAGAACACGCCGGGCCGCAAGCAGAGCGCATTCGTCTCTGTCGGTGAAGACACGGTGGTCGAGCTGATTCAGCCAGCTTCTTTGACTAGCGTCGAAGGTCGCGATCTCGAACGCAATGGTGAGGGTATCCATTCGTTGATCTTCAAGACCAGCGACCTCAGCAAAGCACGTGATTTTCTTGTCTCCAAAGGCATGCGTCCCGAGCCCGACGGTGCAGACTCTATCGTCCTCGGGCCGGATCAAGCGTTCGGCATGGTTGTGGGCTTTACACAGCGCACCTTGCCCAACGATCCGCGATAA
- a CDS encoding MFS transporter, translated as MLAFYRQLFVGLPRDVWSLAAVTFVQRCGVMVLPFLTLYLTTQHGFSAREAGEVLSLYGVGSIGGAYIGGWLTDWLGSLRTQAMGLSLTAASLVLLSAMQSSVALMLGVLFMSVVAEVSRPANAAALAQASPPHLHARAFGLRRLSMNLGMSIGPAIGGVLVGYSYRWLFFIEASTYLVAAGLLVLLLRHSWQARPQEKSSVSDPSASGTSPYRDGAFLVLVVLVTLLISALCQLFGAYPLTLTQIYGLPTYAIGLVFTLNTLVIVVLQMPIVHVVERFEALRVVGVGAFLLCMGFALVSLTSSPLLIGGTVLVWTLGEMLTTPLLEGFVATRSRGAHQGQYMGLFSSAFSMAFVVAPLAGNWIYEVYGYRALWGTYGALGVVLWGAFSLLSGAVICPVGAKHLQ; from the coding sequence ATGCTGGCCTTCTACCGTCAACTGTTTGTCGGGCTGCCGCGCGACGTGTGGTCTCTGGCCGCTGTGACCTTCGTCCAGCGCTGCGGCGTCATGGTGCTACCGTTCTTGACGTTGTATCTCACGACGCAACACGGGTTCTCCGCCCGCGAGGCTGGCGAGGTGCTGAGTTTGTACGGAGTGGGATCGATTGGCGGTGCCTACATTGGTGGGTGGCTGACCGATTGGCTGGGGTCGCTGCGCACGCAGGCGATGGGGCTGAGTCTCACCGCCGCCAGCCTCGTGTTGCTCAGTGCCATGCAGTCCTCCGTCGCTCTGATGCTGGGCGTGCTCTTCATGAGCGTCGTGGCTGAGGTCAGTCGCCCCGCGAACGCCGCCGCGCTGGCGCAAGCCTCTCCGCCTCATCTTCATGCCCGCGCCTTCGGATTACGACGTCTGAGCATGAATCTCGGCATGTCCATCGGCCCGGCGATTGGCGGCGTGCTGGTGGGCTACTCCTATCGTTGGCTCTTCTTTATCGAAGCGAGCACGTATCTCGTGGCGGCAGGACTGCTCGTACTCCTCTTGCGCCACTCCTGGCAGGCCAGGCCACAAGAAAAAAGTTCCGTGTCGGACCCTAGCGCTTCGGGTACTTCCCCTTATCGCGATGGTGCCTTTCTGGTCCTCGTCGTGCTCGTCACGTTGCTGATATCCGCGCTGTGTCAATTGTTCGGCGCTTACCCACTGACACTAACCCAGATCTATGGCTTGCCGACCTACGCCATTGGGTTGGTCTTTACCCTCAACACTCTCGTCATTGTCGTGTTGCAGATGCCCATCGTCCACGTGGTCGAACGGTTCGAGGCGCTGCGCGTCGTAGGTGTCGGGGCGTTTCTCCTTTGCATGGGCTTCGCGTTGGTGTCGTTGACCTCTTCGCCCTTGCTTATTGGTGGGACGGTGTTGGTGTGGACGCTCGGAGAGATGCTCACGACACCGTTGCTAGAGGGATTCGTAGCGACACGCAGCCGAGGCGCACACCAAGGCCAATATATGGGGCTTTTCAGTTCGGCCTTCTCCATGGCGTTCGTGGTGGCCCCGCTGGCCGGAAACTGGATCTATGAGGTGTATGGCTACCGTGCGCTGTGGGGAACCTATGGCGCACTCGGCGTGGTGCTGTGGGGAGCGTTCTCGTTATTGAGTGGAGCGGTCATATGCCCTGTAGGGGCGAAGCATTTACAATGA
- a CDS encoding MFS transporter — protein MATTGRIDDKIFHGWWVVLAAGIGASMSYGPIIAFTFGVFIKPFNQEFGWSRTDISLGFSLSLLMLSGTAPFVGQLVDRFGARKVIIPSVFLFGFGIISFYFLSASLWHFYAIYVGLGIVSVGAATLPYLSVVSRWFDKRRGLALGLAMVGVGLGTFVMPSFAQTLIDAVGWRYAYVILGLLVMGVTIPVVALFLKDTPEQMGLAPDGERAERPPTTVATGHAQGMRSHEVWRLKTFWRIVAAFFLMSVSVHGCLIHLVPMLTDYGLSAKSAALATSVLGGALLIGRVGAGYLLDRFLASSVAIGFLAGATLGVFLLWHEAVGVLAFAAAIFIGLGVGAETDLMPYVVSRYFGLRAFGEIYGCVVTAWGLGGVTGPFLMGVGFDSTGSYSAVLVAFMAATLFAAGLMAGLGPYRVWETSAETA, from the coding sequence ATGGCGACTACGGGACGGATAGACGACAAGATCTTCCATGGCTGGTGGGTCGTGCTGGCAGCAGGGATCGGAGCATCCATGAGTTATGGGCCGATCATTGCTTTCACCTTTGGCGTTTTCATCAAACCCTTCAACCAGGAGTTTGGTTGGAGTCGGACCGATATTTCGTTGGGATTCTCTCTTTCGCTGCTCATGCTGAGTGGGACTGCGCCCTTCGTTGGGCAGTTGGTGGACCGCTTTGGCGCACGCAAAGTGATTATTCCTTCGGTATTCTTGTTTGGCTTCGGCATCATTTCCTTTTACTTTCTCTCAGCCAGCCTATGGCATTTCTACGCTATCTATGTGGGCTTAGGCATCGTTTCTGTCGGCGCAGCGACGTTACCGTATCTCAGCGTCGTCTCGCGGTGGTTTGACAAGCGCCGTGGGCTGGCCTTGGGGCTGGCGATGGTTGGGGTCGGCTTAGGAACGTTCGTCATGCCCTCGTTCGCGCAAACTTTGATCGACGCTGTGGGCTGGCGCTACGCCTATGTGATTCTGGGGTTGCTGGTCATGGGGGTAACGATTCCTGTGGTAGCGCTGTTCCTCAAGGACACTCCCGAGCAGATGGGACTGGCACCTGACGGCGAGCGCGCGGAGCGCCCGCCGACCACCGTCGCCACTGGGCACGCACAGGGGATGCGCAGTCATGAGGTGTGGCGACTTAAAACGTTCTGGCGTATTGTTGCCGCGTTTTTCCTGATGTCGGTGAGCGTTCACGGGTGCCTCATTCACCTTGTCCCAATGTTGACGGACTACGGCTTGTCCGCCAAGAGTGCAGCTTTGGCCACTTCGGTGCTTGGCGGGGCGCTCTTGATCGGGCGAGTCGGCGCGGGGTACTTGCTGGACCGTTTCTTAGCCTCGTCCGTAGCGATCGGTTTTCTTGCTGGAGCAACCTTGGGGGTTTTTCTCCTGTGGCATGAAGCCGTCGGAGTCTTGGCCTTTGCCGCCGCAATCTTCATCGGGTTAGGAGTCGGGGCCGAGACCGACCTCATGCCCTACGTGGTGAGTCGCTATTTTGGTCTGCGAGCATTTGGAGAGATTTATGGGTGCGTGGTGACGGCATGGGGGCTTGGCGGAGTGACCGGTCCGTTTCTTATGGGCGTAGGATTTGACAGCACAGGCTCGTATAGTGCAGTGTTGGTGGCATTTATGGCGGCTACGCTCTTCGCCGCAGGACTCATGGCCGGGCTCGGTCCGTACCGTGTGTGGGAAACATCGGCAGAGACAGCATGA
- a CDS encoding SOS response-associated peptidase, with amino-acid sequence MCGRFTLTSDLEQLEERFSFQAANLAFSPHYNIAPSQPVLAVIGAEERRGGWLRWGLIPSWAKDPSMGDRMINARAETVAEKPSFRRALQKRRCLVLADGFYEWKKESKTKTPMYIRLHSREPFGFAGLWETWQSPDGEKIHSCTILTTEPNTLMAPIHNRMPVILSREGEALWLDRSIEAPEQLLPLLASYPAEAMEAYAVSTAVNSPRNDAPECIAPLAS; translated from the coding sequence ATGTGCGGTCGCTTCACTTTGACGTCGGACCTCGAACAGCTTGAAGAACGTTTCTCTTTCCAAGCCGCTAATCTCGCCTTCTCACCCCATTACAACATCGCACCCAGCCAACCGGTGTTGGCGGTGATTGGCGCAGAAGAACGCCGAGGCGGTTGGCTGCGCTGGGGGTTGATTCCGTCTTGGGCAAAAGACCCATCCATGGGTGATCGCATGATTAACGCCCGCGCGGAGACGGTCGCCGAAAAGCCCAGCTTTCGCCGTGCGCTGCAAAAACGCCGCTGCCTTGTGCTCGCCGACGGATTCTACGAATGGAAGAAAGAAAGCAAGACCAAGACGCCGATGTACATTCGCTTGCACTCCCGTGAACCTTTCGGGTTTGCCGGCTTGTGGGAGACTTGGCAGTCACCCGACGGCGAAAAAATTCACTCGTGCACGATCCTCACCACCGAACCCAATACGCTGATGGCACCGATTCATAACCGCATGCCGGTAATCCTGTCTCGCGAAGGAGAAGCGCTATGGCTGGATCGTTCGATCGAAGCACCGGAACAGCTCTTACCGCTTTTGGCGTCGTATCCGGCTGAAGCGATGGAAGCCTATGCGGTTTCGACGGCGGTCAATTCGCCGCGCAACGACGCACCGGAGTGTATTGCGCCGCTCGCATCGTAG
- the arsS gene encoding arsenosugar biosynthesis radical SAM protein ArsS (Some members of this family are selenoproteins.) — MTLPFDQRVQQEGVHLNRTSIETVQINVGKFCNQACHHCHVDAGPKRTEIMTRQIAAHVLDFVRATDAATVDITGGAPELNPSFRFLVTEARRDRRRVMDRCNLTVLLEPGQDDLIEFLAAMQVEIVASLPCYSLENVDAQRGRGVYDKSIQALLRLNDAGYGRDGSGLTLNLVYNPVGAFLPPPQEQLQADYRRELGERFGITFNQLYTLTNMPIARFAHALERDGKLDGYMELLAHAFNPHTLDGLMCRRLVSVSWDGYLYDCDFNQMLDLQLGNGKSFRLGEMPASQLVQLLAEREIHVGTHCYGCTAGAGSSCGGALAS, encoded by the coding sequence TTGACTCTCCCCTTCGACCAGCGCGTCCAGCAAGAAGGGGTGCACCTCAACCGCACATCCATAGAGACTGTGCAGATCAATGTCGGAAAATTCTGCAACCAAGCCTGTCACCACTGTCATGTCGATGCCGGACCGAAACGCACGGAGATCATGACCCGTCAGATTGCCGCACACGTTCTCGATTTCGTGCGCGCTACCGATGCGGCCACGGTGGATATTACCGGCGGGGCGCCGGAGCTGAACCCTTCGTTTCGCTTCTTGGTCACGGAAGCGCGGCGGGACCGTCGGCGCGTGATGGACCGCTGCAATTTGACCGTGCTGCTGGAACCCGGCCAAGACGATCTTATCGAATTTTTGGCCGCTATGCAGGTGGAGATTGTCGCGAGCCTACCGTGTTATTCGCTCGAAAACGTGGACGCGCAGCGCGGGCGCGGTGTCTATGACAAGTCCATCCAGGCGCTGCTGCGTCTGAACGACGCCGGCTATGGGCGGGACGGTTCGGGGCTGACCCTCAACCTAGTGTACAACCCCGTCGGCGCGTTCCTGCCGCCGCCGCAAGAGCAACTGCAAGCCGACTACCGGCGAGAGCTGGGGGAGCGTTTCGGCATCACCTTCAACCAGCTTTACACCCTGACGAACATGCCGATCGCTCGCTTTGCGCACGCACTGGAGCGCGACGGCAAGCTCGACGGCTATATGGAGCTGCTGGCCCACGCCTTCAATCCCCACACGCTCGACGGACTCATGTGTCGCCGTCTCGTCAGCGTCTCGTGGGACGGCTATCTCTACGACTGCGACTTCAACCAGATGTTGGACCTCCAGCTTGGCAACGGCAAATCGTTTCGTCTCGGCGAGATGCCGGCGAGCCAACTCGTCCAACTGCTCGCGGAGCGCGAGATCCACGTCGGCACGCACTGTTACGGCTGCACGGCAGGAGCCGGCAGCTCCTGCGGCGGCGCGCTGGCATCATAG
- a CDS encoding substrate-binding domain-containing protein, with product MVATSVSKRRFLMKWRTVGVLFLSIFLATASGWAQEELIFATTTSVQDTGLLDVIVPIFEKQSGYHVKAVAVGTGQALAMAGKGEADVVLAHAPDTEKKYVADGVLTDRRLMMHNWFLLAGPTADPVKIKSAAKAVDALKKIADAKATFVSRGDDSGTHKLEKKLWEQAGIKPAGEWYLEAGQGMGKTLGIAGEKQGYVISDRATYLAFQKTVGLAVLVEGDPSFLNVYHVMEVNAEKFPKVNAKGGKAFADFLLSSTVQDILQTFGKEKFGEPLFNPDAGKTEDAVIRAAKQ from the coding sequence ATGGTAGCCACGTCCGTCAGCAAGAGGAGATTTCTCATGAAATGGCGGACTGTGGGCGTTTTGTTCCTCAGCATCTTCCTCGCGACAGCCTCAGGCTGGGCGCAGGAAGAATTGATCTTTGCCACCACCACTAGCGTACAGGACACTGGGCTGCTCGATGTCATCGTGCCGATCTTCGAGAAACAAAGCGGTTATCACGTCAAAGCCGTCGCGGTCGGCACCGGACAAGCCTTGGCAATGGCCGGCAAAGGGGAGGCCGATGTGGTGCTAGCGCACGCGCCGGATACCGAGAAGAAATACGTGGCCGATGGCGTGCTCACCGATCGGCGTCTGATGATGCACAACTGGTTTCTCTTAGCAGGGCCGACCGCCGACCCAGTCAAAATCAAAAGCGCGGCCAAAGCGGTGGACGCCCTGAAAAAGATCGCGGACGCCAAAGCCACGTTCGTTTCGCGTGGCGACGACTCCGGCACCCACAAGCTCGAAAAGAAATTGTGGGAACAAGCCGGGATCAAGCCCGCCGGCGAATGGTATCTCGAAGCCGGTCAAGGCATGGGGAAGACGCTCGGAATCGCCGGTGAAAAACAGGGCTATGTCATTTCTGACCGCGCCACGTATCTCGCATTCCAGAAGACCGTCGGCCTCGCCGTGTTGGTGGAAGGCGATCCGTCGTTTCTCAACGTCTACCACGTGATGGAAGTCAACGCAGAAAAATTCCCTAAAGTGAACGCCAAGGGAGGGAAAGCGTTTGCCGATTTCCTCCTGTCCTCGACAGTACAAGATATTTTGCAGACCTTTGGCAAAGAGAAGTTCGGCGAGCCGCTGTTTAACCCCGACGCGGGGAAGACGGAAGACGCCGTGATTCGAGCGGCAAAGCAATAG
- the lnt gene encoding apolipoprotein N-acyltransferase: MDKTHREGVLRPGLLAIASGGLGALSITMPALHWVIWFAFVPLFLALQGRAWRARLLLGLLMGVVYFGGGCYWLWGSLARFFAFSPLVSSLVFASFLLWHGLALALFAAALRGDGSPIRQLLVPPLVWVVVEQLYPTLFPWPLGNALQPHLPFLQLAEICGPAGLGFLVILVNSLLMRASESYAGTLAGPLSPGGRETERGGVKERGGDSWQTPSPIEGEGKTGLQVSHGQGSRLRPLLAASLILLALDGYGRWRIQMLETEPPTADTLTVAVIQGNTPATREVSEEAFRQSWRTYERLTLAAADMKPALIIWPEVALRTFLLEDAEARAALFALVEQVRTPLLTGALSHTPHGQQHNQAFLISPAGEVFGGYQKQRLLPFAESLPWPLSNLSNLSGFSDWWPGADFAPGADAPPLMLPGARFAMSICYEVMIPGFFRRAVLDGADFLVTLTNDAWLGDTSAPWQHLRAATLRAVESRRWLVRAANSGVSAVVAPSGRILERTDMFAEATLHHSIALRTELTFYTRWGEWVVVASLGGLVLLLWRDLRDIAGRIIHRKQR, encoded by the coding sequence ATGGATAAGACCCACCGAGAAGGTGTATTACGCCCCGGCCTCCTGGCCATCGCCAGCGGCGGGCTCGGCGCGCTGAGCATTACCATGCCGGCGCTGCACTGGGTCATCTGGTTTGCTTTTGTCCCGTTGTTCCTCGCGCTGCAAGGTCGCGCCTGGCGGGCGCGGCTGCTGCTAGGCTTGCTGATGGGTGTGGTCTACTTTGGCGGCGGGTGCTACTGGCTGTGGGGGAGTCTGGCGCGGTTTTTTGCTTTTTCTCCACTGGTCTCCAGCTTAGTGTTTGCCAGTTTCCTGCTCTGGCATGGTCTGGCTCTGGCGTTGTTCGCCGCCGCGCTACGGGGTGATGGTTCTCCTATCAGGCAACTGCTGGTGCCGCCGCTGGTGTGGGTGGTGGTGGAACAGTTGTATCCGACGCTGTTTCCGTGGCCGTTGGGGAACGCGCTGCAACCGCATTTGCCGTTTCTGCAGCTGGCGGAGATCTGCGGCCCTGCCGGGCTGGGGTTCCTGGTCATACTGGTGAATAGCTTGCTGATGCGGGCGAGTGAGAGTTATGCAGGCACGCTTGCGGGTCCTCTCTCCCCTGGCGGGAGAGAGACAGAGAGAGGGGGAGTGAAGGAGCGCGGCGGTGACTCATGGCAGACACCCTCTCCCATCGAGGGAGAGGGGAAGACCGGGCTGCAGGTGAGCCATGGGCAAGGATCAAGGCTTCGTCCTCTCCTAGCCGCGAGTCTCATCCTCCTCGCCCTCGACGGCTACGGGCGCTGGCGGATACAGATGCTGGAAACGGAACCGCCAACCGCCGACACTCTGACCGTGGCGGTCATCCAAGGCAATACGCCCGCCACGCGCGAGGTCAGCGAAGAGGCGTTTCGACAGAGCTGGCGTACTTACGAACGTCTGACTCTGGCGGCGGCTGACATGAAGCCCGCGCTGATCATCTGGCCGGAGGTGGCGCTACGAACCTTCCTGTTGGAAGACGCTGAGGCTCGTGCCGCGCTCTTTGCTTTAGTGGAGCAGGTGCGTACTCCGTTACTGACCGGCGCGCTTAGCCACACCCCGCACGGACAACAGCACAATCAGGCGTTTCTGATTTCTCCGGCAGGCGAGGTATTTGGTGGGTACCAGAAGCAGCGCTTGCTGCCGTTTGCCGAGTCGCTGCCGTGGCCCCTGTCCAACTTGTCCAATTTGTCCGGCTTTAGTGACTGGTGGCCAGGGGCGGATTTCGCGCCGGGAGCCGACGCGCCGCCGCTCATGCTGCCCGGCGCGCGGTTCGCGATGTCAATTTGCTATGAAGTTATGATCCCTGGCTTCTTCCGCCGCGCGGTCCTCGACGGCGCGGACTTCCTGGTCACGCTGACCAACGATGCCTGGCTGGGCGACACCAGCGCCCCGTGGCAACATCTGCGGGCTGCGACGCTGCGCGCGGTCGAAAGCCGTCGCTGGCTAGTACGCGCTGCCAACTCCGGCGTCAGTGCAGTGGTCGCTCCCAGCGGGCGTATTCTGGAGCGAACCGACATGTTTGCCGAAGCGACATTGCATCACTCCATCGCGTTGCGAACCGAGCTGACTTTCTACACCCGCTGGGGAGAGTGGGTCGTGGTCGCGAGCCTGGGCGGACTCGTCCTGCTACTGTGGCGTGATTTGCGCGACATCGCCGGTCGCATAATCCACCGCAAACAACGCTGA